In one Haloplanus salinus genomic region, the following are encoded:
- a CDS encoding ABC transporter permease produces the protein MATSTETRFSLDGVGRVSLAVAFVVMQGLAFVGAYAVGRPTWYAFFMIGSTAVTAYFLRGDTFVVAAATMGSILMVALGLPLFMFVARQQPSIVVEKALSSDVHRMLYLGVYGPLLAAIVSLAFGVPLAHLFSEGFTGQQLVESLVDLPLVVPHSVAGILILFGFGKGGAFPNVTVLGSMIGMILAMTFVSAPYAVNATREAFESIDDRLEYASRIHGASRWDTFRRVTAPLAIRGMVTGGVLAWARAVSEFGAVAVVAYSVSFFYPPAGGEVTTQHAPVFVYGTYLQGGLAESGAVAFILLGVSALIFLFIRYLTSDSATTGGVV, from the coding sequence ATGGCTACGAGCACTGAGACGCGGTTCTCGCTGGACGGGGTCGGACGAGTATCGCTGGCCGTGGCGTTCGTCGTGATGCAGGGACTCGCCTTCGTGGGCGCGTACGCCGTCGGTCGGCCGACGTGGTACGCGTTCTTCATGATCGGGAGCACCGCGGTCACGGCGTACTTCCTCCGGGGCGACACCTTCGTCGTCGCCGCGGCGACGATGGGGAGTATCCTGATGGTCGCGCTCGGACTCCCGTTGTTCATGTTCGTCGCTCGCCAGCAACCGTCCATCGTCGTCGAGAAGGCGCTTAGTTCCGACGTGCATCGGATGCTCTATCTCGGCGTCTACGGGCCACTGCTGGCGGCCATCGTCAGCTTGGCGTTCGGCGTGCCGCTCGCGCACCTGTTCTCGGAGGGGTTCACGGGCCAACAACTGGTCGAGAGCCTCGTGGATCTCCCGCTGGTCGTGCCCCACAGCGTGGCGGGCATCCTCATCCTCTTCGGCTTCGGGAAAGGCGGCGCCTTCCCGAACGTCACCGTGCTCGGAAGCATGATCGGAATGATCCTCGCGATGACGTTCGTGAGCGCCCCCTACGCCGTCAACGCCACGCGCGAGGCGTTCGAGTCCATCGACGACCGCCTCGAGTACGCCTCGCGCATCCACGGCGCGAGCCGCTGGGACACGTTCCGTCGGGTGACCGCTCCACTCGCGATTCGGGGGATGGTCACCGGGGGCGTCCTCGCGTGGGCACGCGCCGTCTCCGAGTTCGGCGCCGTCGCCGTCGTCGCCTACTCGGTCTCCTTTTTCTACCCACCGGCCGGCGGCGAAGTGACGACCCAGCACGCGCCCGTGTTCGTCTACGGAACGTACCTGCAGGGTGGACTGGCAGAGAGCGGCGCCGTCGCGTTCATCCTACTCGGCGTCTCCGCGCTCATCTTCCTGTTCATCCGGTATCTCACGAGCGACAGCGCCACGACGGGAGGGGTCGTATGA
- a CDS encoding COG1361 S-layer family protein — protein MNYQARTALAALVTLLLVSAAVATPTAAARYSEHQDPELTTSIGGSNVLVPGETTTLRIGIQNRGTAVTNAEGEVSELASAFRTAGVTPGAAMATTASFESGSAPVTLRSGEQSVGTISPEGQGTAPLELEVDENATPGTYRIPIVLDYQYVRAVSVDGDETFVTRRDATHRTHVTVRIDPAVRLGIESVSGENLHAKEDGRVVVTVRNDGTETATDAELLMKESDQLTPRTNGLSLGTLAPGETATAAFRVGVAETESTDTYAVPFRLRYEDGNGVVRESQARTGRVTVADAPTFDLSATTTDLYVDSTGAVTLSVTNTGDRPVTNARALLAPVEPFSPLSTSASLGTLAPGETATAKFKLEVADRAIAQDYPLEFTVAYEDAYRETVESDPLTVPVTVGPEMTVDTSGSPTVAAGSTETVTVTVTNTGAGTMTDAVARINANTPFETDDDTAYVGDLAPGESTRVTFTVSVDGAATPKAYSVDTTVKYDNSFGRTVVTDVEPTAVEVTEKRGGLLASILQFLGL, from the coding sequence ATGAATTACCAGGCACGGACGGCGCTCGCGGCATTGGTGACGCTGTTGCTGGTGTCGGCGGCCGTCGCGACTCCGACCGCCGCGGCACGGTATAGCGAGCATCAGGACCCCGAACTGACGACGTCGATCGGTGGATCGAACGTTCTCGTTCCCGGCGAGACGACGACGCTCCGGATCGGGATTCAGAACCGCGGCACCGCCGTGACGAACGCCGAGGGGGAGGTCAGCGAACTCGCCTCGGCGTTCCGGACGGCGGGCGTGACCCCCGGTGCGGCGATGGCGACGACGGCGTCGTTCGAGTCGGGAAGTGCTCCCGTGACGCTCCGGTCGGGCGAGCAGTCCGTCGGCACCATCTCGCCCGAGGGACAGGGGACCGCGCCGCTCGAACTCGAAGTCGACGAGAACGCCACGCCCGGCACCTATCGGATTCCCATCGTCCTCGATTACCAGTACGTGCGCGCGGTGAGCGTCGACGGCGACGAGACGTTCGTCACGCGCCGTGACGCCACCCACCGCACGCACGTGACTGTCCGGATCGACCCCGCGGTCAGGCTCGGCATCGAGTCCGTGAGCGGCGAGAACCTCCACGCCAAGGAGGACGGCCGCGTCGTGGTGACCGTCCGCAACGACGGCACGGAGACGGCCACGGACGCCGAACTGTTGATGAAGGAGAGCGACCAGTTGACCCCGCGAACCAACGGCCTGTCGCTCGGCACGCTCGCTCCGGGCGAGACGGCGACGGCCGCGTTCCGCGTCGGCGTCGCCGAAACGGAGTCGACGGACACCTACGCCGTCCCCTTCCGACTGCGCTACGAGGACGGCAACGGCGTGGTCCGGGAGTCACAGGCCCGCACCGGGCGGGTGACCGTCGCGGACGCGCCGACGTTCGACCTCTCGGCGACCACCACCGACCTCTACGTGGACTCGACGGGCGCGGTGACGCTCTCGGTGACGAACACCGGCGACCGCCCCGTGACGAACGCGCGCGCGCTCCTGGCGCCGGTGGAGCCGTTCTCGCCGCTCTCGACGAGCGCGAGCCTCGGCACGCTCGCACCCGGCGAGACGGCGACGGCGAAGTTCAAACTCGAGGTGGCGGACCGCGCCATCGCGCAGGACTACCCCCTCGAGTTCACCGTCGCGTACGAGGACGCCTACCGCGAGACGGTCGAGAGCGACCCGCTGACCGTCCCCGTCACGGTCGGCCCCGAGATGACCGTCGACACGTCGGGGTCGCCGACGGTCGCCGCCGGATCGACGGAGACGGTCACGGTGACCGTCACCAACACCGGCGCGGGAACGATGACCGACGCCGTCGCCCGGATCAACGCGAACACGCCGTTCGAAACGGACGACGACACGGCCTACGTCGGTGACCTGGCTCCCGGCGAGTCGACGAGGGTCACGTTTACGGTGAGCGTCGACGGCGCGGCCACGCCCAAGGCCTACTCCGTCGACACGACGGTCAAATACGACAACAGCTTCGGGCGAACGGTCGTCACCGACGTGGAGCCGACGGCCGTCGAAGTAACCGAGAAGCGGGGTGGACTGCTCGCGTCCATCCTGCAGTTCCTGGGCCTGTAA
- a CDS encoding amino acid ABC transporter ATP-binding protein yields MVQLSNVTHAFGDETVVEDLSLPLDSGEVVAVIGPSGVGKTTVLRILALFLEPSAGTVTLDGRDVWTLDEDARLALRRRIGMVFQEASLFDASVERNVEYGLRVRQPWSDRLREELWSVVGSNGTPEAVTEALDLVGLSDKIHQEARSLSGGEAQRVSFARALAYDPEYLLLDEPTSDLDPRNTDLIEDAVLEARDRGIGVGVATHDMHQAERIADRVAVILGDSIAEVGPAEQVFENPTDERTAKFVSGELVY; encoded by the coding sequence ATGGTCCAGCTCTCGAACGTCACCCACGCCTTCGGCGACGAGACGGTCGTCGAGGATCTCTCGCTGCCCCTCGACTCCGGGGAAGTGGTCGCCGTCATCGGCCCGTCCGGGGTCGGCAAGACGACCGTCCTCCGTATCCTCGCCCTATTCCTCGAACCGAGCGCGGGGACCGTCACGCTCGACGGGCGGGACGTGTGGACCCTCGACGAGGACGCGCGACTGGCCTTGCGCCGGCGTATCGGCATGGTGTTCCAAGAGGCGAGCCTCTTCGACGCCTCCGTCGAGCGGAACGTCGAGTACGGTCTCCGGGTACGCCAGCCGTGGAGCGACCGGCTCCGCGAGGAACTGTGGTCGGTGGTCGGCTCGAACGGGACGCCCGAAGCCGTCACCGAAGCGCTCGACCTCGTGGGACTGAGCGACAAAATTCATCAAGAAGCGCGCTCGCTGTCCGGCGGCGAGGCCCAGCGTGTCTCGTTCGCGCGGGCGCTGGCGTACGACCCCGAGTACCTCCTGCTCGACGAGCCGACCTCCGACCTCGACCCCCGGAACACGGACCTCATCGAGGACGCGGTCCTCGAAGCCCGCGACCGGGGCATCGGCGTCGGTGTCGCCACCCACGACATGCACCAGGCCGAGCGCATCGCCGACCGGGTCGCCGTCATCCTGGGCGATAGCATCGCCGAGGTCGGACCGGCCGAGCAGGTGTTCGAAAATCCGACGGACGAGCGGACCGCGAAGTTCGTCTCCGGGGAACTGGTGTACTGA
- a CDS encoding TOBE domain-containing protein: MEFSTEFDARIGHGDVTLAARDVELLRAIDDHGSINAAATALGRSYSRAQQRIVELEGAFGDLVERKRGGSGGGGSRLTDDARSLLSRYERLRSEFSGVAETAETVLDGRVVDREGELAAVETPAGTVQALVPPDGDAVRLTLRADAVTLQSPSRSPDSDRTSARNRLEGTVLAVDAGETVALVTVDVGGGTTLSALVTTESVGRLNLHRGTPVVASFKATATRGVPNL, encoded by the coding sequence ATGGAGTTCTCGACGGAGTTCGACGCCCGGATCGGGCACGGCGACGTGACCCTCGCCGCCCGCGACGTGGAACTGCTACGGGCTATCGACGACCACGGGTCGATCAACGCCGCCGCGACGGCGCTCGGTCGATCCTACTCCCGGGCCCAACAGCGGATCGTCGAGTTGGAGGGCGCGTTCGGCGACCTCGTCGAGCGCAAACGCGGCGGCTCGGGGGGCGGCGGAAGCCGGCTGACCGACGACGCCCGCTCGCTCCTGTCGCGCTACGAGCGACTGCGATCGGAGTTCAGCGGCGTCGCCGAGACGGCCGAGACGGTGCTCGACGGACGGGTCGTCGACCGGGAGGGGGAACTCGCCGCCGTCGAGACGCCGGCCGGAACGGTGCAGGCGCTCGTCCCGCCGGACGGCGACGCGGTGCGTCTCACCCTACGAGCGGACGCCGTCACGCTCCAGTCGCCGTCGCGGTCGCCGGATTCGGATCGAACGAGCGCCCGTAACCGCCTCGAAGGGACGGTACTCGCCGTCGACGCCGGCGAGACGGTGGCGCTGGTGACGGTCGACGTGGGCGGCGGGACGACGCTCTCGGCGCTCGTCACGACCGAGAGCGTCGGACGACTGAACCTTCACCGCGGGACCCCGGTCGTCGCCTCGTTCAAAGCCACCGCGACGCGGGGTGTCCCGAACCTTTAG
- a CDS encoding universal stress protein: protein MYDTILIPTDGSDVATTAARYGLALAERFDATVHVLSVVDPGRFVTDAVGDVDDLIRRQRARLHDRARSVVDRIAAESAVPVETHVVEGRPSAALASAIDDYDADLVAMGTHGRSGVDRYLLGSLAERTLRTAHVPVLAVRTPVDDATHPSIDDVLAATDGSDGAERAGEHAVAVAAATDARLHALTVGDDDPARRLAARAREAGVDVTVAVRTGAPHEKILGYADEAAVDLVTLGSHGRTGVERVLLGSVAERVLRAATTPVLAVGR, encoded by the coding sequence ATGTACGACACCATCTTGATCCCGACCGACGGCAGCGACGTTGCGACGACCGCCGCACGCTACGGGCTGGCGCTCGCCGAACGATTCGACGCGACGGTGCACGTCCTCTCGGTCGTCGACCCCGGCCGCTTCGTCACCGACGCGGTGGGCGACGTAGACGACCTGATCCGCCGCCAGCGGGCACGGCTTCACGACCGCGCACGGTCCGTCGTCGACCGAATCGCGGCCGAGAGCGCCGTCCCCGTCGAGACACACGTCGTCGAGGGACGCCCGTCGGCGGCGCTCGCGTCCGCCATCGACGACTACGACGCGGACCTCGTCGCGATGGGAACCCACGGCCGTTCGGGCGTGGACCGTTACCTGCTCGGCAGCCTCGCCGAGCGGACCCTCCGTACCGCCCACGTTCCCGTCCTCGCGGTCCGGACGCCCGTGGACGACGCGACCCACCCCTCGATCGACGACGTGTTGGCCGCGACGGACGGGAGCGACGGGGCCGAACGAGCGGGCGAACACGCCGTCGCCGTCGCGGCGGCCACCGATGCTCGCCTCCACGCTCTGACGGTCGGCGACGACGACCCCGCCCGCCGCCTCGCGGCACGCGCCCGCGAGGCCGGCGTCGACGTCACCGTCGCCGTTCGGACGGGGGCACCCCACGAGAAGATACTGGGCTACGCCGACGAGGCGGCGGTCGATCTGGTGACGCTCGGGAGTCACGGGCGGACGGGCGTCGAACGCGTCCTCCTCGGGAGCGTCGCCGAGCGCGTCCTGCGGGCGGCGACGACGCCGGTGCTGGCCGTCGGTCGCTAA
- a CDS encoding efflux RND transporter permease subunit, translating to MSDLGTRVRDGLEALGRTSAADPRPVAAVVLVLIILSGGVAATSLQMSMGMTLYIDDDSETAEEWAALKDDFETGNNLFVVVESDQLYDPETIRAIDRLDRRYTALDETNRVTSLADVVRAGNDGEIPATESGVRRALDRATAESPEMAGLHAQVVPESGTTVILADYGEVDTFDRGRLLPERGSDIVYQQVREETALAALPPGLSVTVTGQPVFENAAFGLMLPEMITLFAGAFALIFGVVYLVMRSKVERGWHVFLPLGTAMTALIYMMGAMGVLGYDFNAIMLGVMPIALGLGIDYGLQIQTRYLEERSNGRAPVEAAGLAARTTGRALLIAMGTTVVGLGSLLVSEVPPVQQFGVTSAVSVFASMVLSVTLLPALLVRFDAGTDADVSEAPAEDRLEALTGLVTRRLTAGKPLMTLLIAVLLVSGGAYAYPQVEPRQQMMDFWPQDLGAKEDLERLEDTVEGSKVVYVVVETDRAYTPETFREVATYQRLMLENPNVNAVTSPVTAVRMRSGGSIPETQYGLDASLRAASHDGATGVRDPSAHPSKLLLTFYVDDVEGEPVRTLIDEFEGNADYTLTTAEEVQVTGKPVLNRNVIENVTAGLTPMTLLSFALGFAFLALAFRSVRISAVLIAAVAGSAALLVTGAMYLVGIPWNPLTITMSSLTLGIGIDYGVHVFERFEYEVAERGQSRLDAATTAVAKLSRPVIGSSFTTIFGFGILTVSQFPVLANFGVTTVFAIALSLVAAFGILPAALVTVRLIDRRESVPTADVAGS from the coding sequence ATGTCGGATCTCGGCACCCGCGTCAGGGACGGACTGGAGGCGCTCGGACGGACGAGCGCGGCCGATCCGCGTCCCGTCGCCGCCGTCGTCCTCGTCTTGATCATCCTCTCGGGGGGCGTCGCCGCCACCTCGCTCCAGATGAGCATGGGGATGACCCTCTACATCGACGACGACTCCGAGACGGCGGAGGAGTGGGCGGCCCTGAAAGACGACTTCGAGACGGGGAACAACCTCTTCGTCGTCGTCGAGTCCGACCAGTTGTACGACCCGGAGACGATCCGAGCCATCGACCGCCTCGACCGGCGTTACACGGCGCTCGACGAGACGAACCGGGTGACCAGCCTCGCGGACGTGGTGCGGGCGGGCAACGACGGCGAGATTCCAGCGACGGAGTCCGGCGTCCGTCGTGCGCTGGACCGCGCTACCGCCGAGAGCCCCGAGATGGCTGGCCTCCACGCGCAGGTCGTCCCCGAGTCCGGGACGACGGTTATCCTCGCCGACTACGGCGAGGTCGACACCTTCGACCGTGGGCGGCTGCTTCCCGAACGCGGCTCCGACATCGTCTACCAGCAGGTTCGGGAGGAGACGGCCCTGGCCGCGCTCCCACCGGGGCTGTCGGTGACGGTCACTGGCCAACCCGTCTTCGAGAACGCCGCCTTCGGGCTGATGCTCCCCGAGATGATCACGCTGTTCGCGGGCGCGTTCGCGCTCATCTTCGGCGTCGTCTACCTCGTCATGCGCTCGAAGGTCGAGCGCGGCTGGCACGTCTTCCTCCCGCTCGGGACGGCCATGACCGCCCTGATCTACATGATGGGGGCGATGGGCGTCCTCGGCTACGACTTCAACGCCATCATGCTCGGCGTGATGCCCATCGCCCTCGGCCTGGGCATCGACTACGGCCTCCAGATCCAGACGCGCTACCTCGAGGAGCGGTCGAACGGTCGCGCGCCCGTCGAGGCGGCGGGGTTGGCGGCGCGGACGACGGGCCGGGCGCTCCTCATCGCGATGGGCACCACCGTCGTCGGTCTCGGGTCGCTGCTCGTCTCCGAAGTGCCGCCGGTTCAGCAGTTCGGCGTCACGAGCGCCGTGAGCGTCTTCGCGAGCATGGTTCTCTCGGTGACGCTGCTGCCCGCCTTACTGGTCCGGTTCGACGCCGGCACGGATGCGGACGTGAGCGAAGCTCCGGCGGAGGACCGCCTCGAAGCGCTGACCGGGCTGGTGACCCGCCGCCTGACTGCGGGGAAGCCGCTGATGACGCTTCTGATCGCCGTCCTGCTGGTGTCGGGGGGCGCCTACGCTTACCCGCAGGTCGAACCGCGCCAGCAGATGATGGACTTCTGGCCGCAGGACCTCGGCGCGAAGGAGGACCTGGAGCGGCTGGAAGACACCGTCGAGGGGTCGAAGGTCGTCTACGTCGTCGTCGAGACGGACCGGGCGTACACACCCGAGACGTTCCGGGAGGTGGCCACCTACCAGCGGCTGATGCTGGAAAATCCGAACGTGAACGCGGTGACGAGCCCGGTGACCGCGGTGCGGATGCGGAGCGGCGGGTCCATCCCCGAGACGCAGTACGGCCTCGACGCCAGCCTGCGGGCGGCGAGTCACGACGGGGCGACGGGGGTTCGGGATCCGTCCGCCCATCCCAGCAAACTCCTGCTCACCTTCTACGTCGACGACGTGGAGGGCGAACCGGTCCGGACGCTCATCGACGAGTTCGAGGGCAACGCGGACTACACCCTGACGACGGCCGAGGAGGTGCAGGTGACGGGCAAGCCCGTCCTCAACCGCAACGTCATCGAGAACGTGACCGCCGGGCTGACGCCGATGACGCTGCTGAGCTTCGCGCTCGGCTTCGCCTTCCTCGCTCTCGCCTTCCGGTCGGTGCGGATTTCGGCGGTCCTGATCGCTGCCGTCGCCGGGAGCGCCGCCCTGCTGGTGACCGGGGCGATGTACCTGGTCGGCATCCCGTGGAACCCGCTGACGATCACGATGTCGTCGCTGACGCTCGGCATCGGCATCGACTACGGGGTCCACGTCTTCGAGCGGTTCGAGTACGAAGTGGCAGAACGGGGGCAGTCACGGCTCGACGCCGCGACGACGGCGGTGGCGAAGCTCTCCCGCCCGGTGATCGGGTCGAGTTTCACCACCATCTTCGGCTTCGGGATCCTCACCGTCTCGCAGTTCCCGGTGCTCGCGAACTTCGGGGTGACGACCGTCTTCGCCATCGCGCTGTCCCTCGTCGCCGCGTTCGGCATCCTGCCGGCGGCGCTGGTGACGGTCCGGCTGATCGATCGCCGCGAGTCGGTCCCGACCGCCGACGTGGCGGGGAGCTAA
- a CDS encoding substrate-binding domain-containing protein, which produces MTQREETPTWLQEQKEHWKQVVRGRSRRDVLKGLGAAGMAGLAGCSGGGGGGSDPTATATATEGSMDSGGEATETDTATSTPAEVSGSMTIFHAGSLAAAFSEAEPTFEEEYGVDVNREPKGSVASTQKITQQGRRASVLGTSDFRLIRNRIVPDFGDWYCIFTTNSMSIQYREDSPGADEITKDNWWEILSRDDVTIGHSDPAVDPGGYRAVMTQQLGAEEFDGSALYDQSTYEALRENSTVPTGTETKLKGQLESGALDYAFYYQSISSTADMPYIDLQPQVDLSQATSEYAKHYAKAEVETGSGTFTGAPIAYGMTVPNVAPNPEAGAAWIEYFASDEGRTVLEELGLVPVEPIVVPQSGQDAVPDRVMSVASAQSNLGPLEL; this is translated from the coding sequence ATGACACAACGAGAGGAGACGCCTACGTGGCTGCAGGAGCAGAAAGAGCACTGGAAGCAGGTCGTCCGGGGCCGGTCGCGGCGCGACGTGCTGAAGGGACTCGGTGCGGCCGGAATGGCGGGACTTGCGGGTTGTTCCGGCGGTGGCGGTGGTGGAAGCGATCCGACGGCCACCGCGACGGCGACGGAGGGATCGATGGACTCCGGCGGCGAGGCGACCGAGACCGATACGGCGACCAGCACGCCCGCCGAAGTCAGCGGCTCGATGACCATCTTCCACGCCGGTAGCCTCGCGGCGGCGTTCAGCGAGGCCGAACCGACGTTCGAGGAGGAGTACGGCGTCGACGTGAACCGCGAACCGAAGGGCTCGGTCGCCTCGACGCAGAAGATCACCCAGCAGGGCCGCCGGGCGTCCGTGCTCGGTACCTCCGACTTCCGACTCATCCGAAATCGGATCGTCCCCGACTTCGGCGACTGGTACTGCATCTTCACGACCAACTCGATGTCGATCCAGTACCGCGAGGACTCGCCGGGCGCGGACGAGATCACGAAGGACAACTGGTGGGAGATCCTGTCGCGTGACGACGTGACCATCGGCCACTCCGACCCCGCGGTCGACCCCGGTGGGTATCGTGCGGTCATGACGCAGCAACTCGGCGCCGAGGAGTTCGACGGCTCGGCGCTCTACGACCAGTCGACCTACGAGGCGCTCCGCGAGAACTCCACCGTGCCGACGGGGACGGAGACGAAGCTCAAGGGTCAACTCGAGTCCGGTGCCCTGGACTACGCCTTCTACTACCAGTCCATCTCCAGCACCGCCGACATGCCGTACATCGACCTCCAGCCGCAGGTCGACCTCTCGCAGGCGACGAGCGAGTACGCCAAACACTACGCGAAGGCCGAAGTCGAGACCGGCAGCGGAACGTTCACCGGCGCGCCCATCGCGTACGGCATGACCGTCCCGAACGTCGCCCCCAACCCCGAAGCGGGCGCCGCGTGGATCGAATACTTCGCGAGCGACGAGGGACGGACTGTCCTCGAAGAACTGGGCCTCGTCCCGGTCGAGCCAATCGTCGTCCCCCAGAGCGGGCAGGACGCCGTGCCGGACCGTGTGATGAGCGTCGCCTCCGCTCAGAGCAACCTCGGTCCGCTCGAACTGTAA
- a CDS encoding substrate-binding domain-containing protein codes for MSIQRRQFIATLGGGALAATAGCTGSSGGQSESGGSAGVAGETLTLTTTTSTYDTGLLDEVHPDFEEMYGVTVDAVAQGTGAALESARNGDSDVVMVHARGLEDEFMRNGYGINRRDLMFNDFVIVGPESDPAGVQGMDSATEALTTIAEAEATFVSRGDNSGTHTKERNLWEAAGADPGGDWYQETGTGMGEALNVANQQGAYTLSDRGTFISQRSEIGLIILVQGPIEGGPETLANPYGIMAVNPGVHDNANYDLAIAYIGWITSPGAQDAISNYQMNGEQLFFPEAVSENPDFQQYVPEGWSSDTSG; via the coding sequence ATGTCGATACAACGACGCCAGTTCATCGCGACACTCGGTGGCGGAGCACTCGCAGCTACCGCCGGTTGTACCGGAAGCAGCGGCGGACAGAGCGAGAGCGGAGGTAGTGCCGGCGTGGCCGGTGAGACGCTCACGCTGACGACGACGACCAGTACCTACGACACGGGACTACTCGACGAGGTTCATCCGGACTTCGAGGAGATGTACGGCGTGACCGTCGACGCCGTCGCCCAGGGGACCGGCGCGGCGCTTGAGTCCGCCCGCAACGGCGACTCCGACGTGGTGATGGTCCACGCCCGGGGACTCGAAGACGAGTTCATGCGTAACGGGTACGGGATCAACCGTCGCGACCTCATGTTCAACGACTTCGTGATCGTCGGTCCGGAGAGCGACCCGGCGGGCGTCCAAGGCATGGATTCGGCGACGGAGGCGCTCACGACCATCGCGGAGGCGGAGGCGACGTTCGTCTCCCGGGGCGACAACTCCGGGACGCACACCAAAGAGCGGAACCTTTGGGAGGCCGCGGGCGCCGACCCCGGGGGCGACTGGTATCAAGAGACCGGGACCGGCATGGGCGAAGCGCTGAACGTCGCCAACCAGCAGGGCGCCTACACGCTCTCCGATCGCGGTACGTTCATCTCCCAGCGCTCGGAGATCGGCCTGATCATCCTCGTCCAGGGTCCCATCGAGGGTGGCCCGGAGACTCTCGCCAACCCGTACGGCATCATGGCGGTCAACCCCGGCGTCCACGACAACGCCAACTACGACCTGGCGATAGCCTACATCGGTTGGATCACCAGTCCCGGCGCGCAGGACGCCATCTCGAACTACCAGATGAACGGCGAGCAGCTGTTCTTTCCGGAAGCGGTCTCGGAGAACCCCGACTTCCAGCAGTACGTTCCGGAAGGTTGGAGTAGCGACACTTCCGGGTAG
- a CDS encoding ABC transporter permease, whose amino-acid sequence MTVPLDPVVSLLPAVVDLPFREGYVRSTIYVSLYVSVIAVTLSTLFSLPVAMIMGFSDFRGKQFVKSVINTGMGFPSVVVGLVVLFAVSNQGPLGTLELIFTKEAMIMSQFVLATPPITAVSLAAITGVDENVRDAAHVLGGTRLDVALVVVKEARYGIATAVLAGFGRAISEVGSVLIVGGNIVSSSGISSTRTLTTAIQLEARQGQYDTAMVLGAVLVAIVLTVNAIVVRLGDDGVMQ is encoded by the coding sequence GTGACCGTGCCGTTGGACCCGGTCGTGTCGCTGCTTCCGGCCGTCGTCGACCTCCCCTTTCGGGAGGGATACGTCAGGAGCACCATCTACGTCTCGCTGTACGTCAGCGTCATCGCGGTTACGCTCAGCACGTTGTTCAGCCTGCCGGTGGCGATGATCATGGGCTTTTCCGACTTCCGGGGCAAGCAGTTCGTGAAGTCGGTGATCAACACTGGAATGGGCTTTCCGAGCGTCGTGGTCGGCTTGGTCGTCCTCTTTGCCGTCTCGAACCAGGGACCGCTGGGGACACTCGAACTCATCTTCACCAAGGAGGCGATGATCATGTCCCAGTTCGTGCTGGCGACGCCACCGATCACGGCCGTCAGCCTCGCAGCCATCACGGGCGTCGACGAGAACGTCCGCGACGCCGCCCACGTCCTCGGCGGCACGCGTCTCGACGTGGCGCTGGTCGTCGTCAAGGAGGCCCGCTACGGTATCGCCACCGCCGTGCTCGCCGGCTTCGGTCGCGCCATCAGCGAGGTGGGGTCCGTCCTCATCGTCGGCGGCAACATCGTCAGCTCCAGCGGGATCTCGAGTACGCGGACGCTGACGACGGCCATCCAACTGGAAGCACGACAGGGTCAGTACGACACCGCGATGGTGCTCGGGGCGGTGCTGGTCGCCATCGTGCTGACGGTCAACGCCATCGTCGTCCGCCTCGGCGACGACGGGGTGATGCAGTGA